A single genomic interval of Drosophila virilis strain 15010-1051.87 chromosome 2, Dvir_AGI_RSII-ME, whole genome shotgun sequence harbors:
- the LOC138910867 gene encoding uncharacterized protein has translation MYSSPICGRVMAVPSYSRGVHSIYRLSALLVSCAFRTVSDEAALVIAGIVPLNELATELANSIRTEARMQSVTRWQARCDRGSKGRWTHRLIPNLEAWINRKYGNTYFYLTQLLSGHGCFRSYLKRFGHDNTDECSWCGRGIKEDANHVIFECGRFRSEQTGTGGHHGQTHHGGQPGHEHDRDSRSNARTQES, from the coding sequence atgtactCGTCCCCCATCTGCGGCAGAGTtatggctgttcccagctacagccgtggcgtacactctatatatcgcctaagcgctctattggtcagctgcgcattccggacggtatCGGACGAAGCGGCGCTAGTTATCGCAGGAATAGTCCCGCTAAACGAACTGGCAACAGAGCTGGCAAACTCGATTCGCACTGAGGCAAGGATGCAGAGCGTAACACGATGGCAAGCACGCTGCGATCGCGgatctaaaggacgctggacgcataggcttatcccaaacttggaagcctggataaATCGCAAGTATGGcaatacttatttttatttaacgcaGCTCCTATCAGGCCACGGATGCTTCAGGAGCTACTTAaagcgattcggccacgacaacacagacgagtgttcttggtgcggcagagGAATCAAAGAGGACGCCAACCATGTCATATTCGAGTGTGGACGTTTTCGCAGCGAACAGACAGGAACTGGAGGACATCATGGGCAGACCCATCACGGTGGACAACCTGGTCACGAACATGATAGAGACAGCAGAAGTAATGCgagaactcaggagagttga